A genomic segment from Nicotiana tabacum cultivar K326 chromosome 7, ASM71507v2, whole genome shotgun sequence encodes:
- the LOC107785815 gene encoding acetylajmalan esterase 2-like isoform X1: MALIIRSVLHLLVISLISFVVLQQESDAEEVLMLQKPRLINCKFDKIYQLGDSFADTGNCIRERICGAHTVCGRFPYGMNFFQNATGRCSNGMLMIDFIALESGLPLLNPIKDQNANFRHGANFAVAGATALPSEILENMKMVNPSTNSSLSVQLDWMSSHFETTCYTDCPEKLNKSLFLVGEIGGNECTHGLLEGKTIEESRRMVPEVVEAIIHGVRRVITLGATRIVVPGNFPSGCFPIILTKFMTDNSSAYDEHHCLKDFNNLVIFFNDHLRQAIQELKKEYPNITLIYGDYYNAYIWLLQNAVSLGFDKNSLQKACCGIGGGDYNFDIHNIKNCGAPGVSVCVDPSAYISWDGIHLTQEAYSWLAKWLIGNMLPQLNCQA, encoded by the exons ATGGCACTGATAATAAGATCAGTTCTTCATCTCCTAGTTATTTCCTTGATCAGTTTCGTGGTTCTTCAGCAGGAAAGTGATGCTGAAGAAGTACTAATGCTTCAAAAACCACGATTGATTAATTGCAAATTTGATAAAATATATCAATTGGGTGACTCATTTGCAGATACAGGCAACTGCATCAGAGAGAGAATTTGTGGAGCTCATACTGTATGTGGAAGATTTCCTTATGGAATGAATTTTTTTCAGAATGCAACTGGACGTTGTTCTAATGGCATGCTCATGATTGATTTCATAG CGCTGGAGTCTGGTCTTCCGCTCCTAAATCCCATCAAGGATCAAAATGCAAATTTTAGACATGGTGCAAATTTTGCAGTAGCAGGAGCTACTGCTTTACCATCTGAAATTCTGGAAAATATGAAGATGGTTAATCCATCAACCAATAGTTCATTAAGTGTGCAACTTGATTGGATGTCTTCTCATTTCGAAACCACCTGCTATACtg ATTGCCCAGAAAAATTGAATAAGTCTCTTTTCCTAGTTGGAGAAATAGGAGGAAATGAATGCACTCATGGCTTATTGGAAGGTAAGACGATAGAAGAGTCGCGAAGAATGGTGCCAGAAGTTGTCGAGGCCATCATTCATGGTGTTAGA AGGGTGATTACTTTGGGGGCTACTCGAATTGTAGTCCCTGGCAATTTCCCAAGTGGTTGTTTTCCAATTATCCTAACCAAATTCATGACGGACAATTCAAGTGCTTACGATGAGCACCATTGCTTGAAAGATTTCAATAATTTAGTAATCTTCTTCAATGATCATTTGCGACAAGCCATTCAAGAGTTAAAGAAAGAGTACCCAAACATTACACTCATTTATGGTGACTACTACAATGCCTATATATGGCTTTTACAAAATGCCGTCAGTCTTG GATTTGACAAAAACTCTCTACAGAAAGCTTGTTGTGGAATAGGAGGAGGAGACTATAATTTTGACATACATAATATTAAAAACTGTGGTGCTCCAGGAGTCTCGGTGTGTGTTGACCCGAGTGCTTACATCAGCTGGGATGGAATTCATTTGACACAAGAAGCATACAGTTGGTTGGCAAAATGGCTAATTGGTAATATGTTACCCCAATTGAATTGCCAAGCTTAA
- the LOC107785815 gene encoding acetylajmalan esterase 2-like isoform X2 translates to MALIIRSVLHLLVISLISFVVLQQESDAEEVLMLQKPRLINCKFDKIYQLGDSFADTGNCIRERICGAHTVCGRFPYGMNFFQNATGRCSNGMLMIDFIALESGLPLLNPIKDQNANFRHGANFAVAGATALPSEILENMKMVNPSTNSSLSVQLDWMSSHFETTCYTVGEIGGNECTHGLLEGKTIEESRRMVPEVVEAIIHGVRRVITLGATRIVVPGNFPSGCFPIILTKFMTDNSSAYDEHHCLKDFNNLVIFFNDHLRQAIQELKKEYPNITLIYGDYYNAYIWLLQNAVSLGFDKNSLQKACCGIGGGDYNFDIHNIKNCGAPGVSVCVDPSAYISWDGIHLTQEAYSWLAKWLIGNMLPQLNCQA, encoded by the exons ATGGCACTGATAATAAGATCAGTTCTTCATCTCCTAGTTATTTCCTTGATCAGTTTCGTGGTTCTTCAGCAGGAAAGTGATGCTGAAGAAGTACTAATGCTTCAAAAACCACGATTGATTAATTGCAAATTTGATAAAATATATCAATTGGGTGACTCATTTGCAGATACAGGCAACTGCATCAGAGAGAGAATTTGTGGAGCTCATACTGTATGTGGAAGATTTCCTTATGGAATGAATTTTTTTCAGAATGCAACTGGACGTTGTTCTAATGGCATGCTCATGATTGATTTCATAG CGCTGGAGTCTGGTCTTCCGCTCCTAAATCCCATCAAGGATCAAAATGCAAATTTTAGACATGGTGCAAATTTTGCAGTAGCAGGAGCTACTGCTTTACCATCTGAAATTCTGGAAAATATGAAGATGGTTAATCCATCAACCAATAGTTCATTAAGTGTGCAACTTGATTGGATGTCTTCTCATTTCGAAACCACCTGCTATACtg TTGGAGAAATAGGAGGAAATGAATGCACTCATGGCTTATTGGAAGGTAAGACGATAGAAGAGTCGCGAAGAATGGTGCCAGAAGTTGTCGAGGCCATCATTCATGGTGTTAGA AGGGTGATTACTTTGGGGGCTACTCGAATTGTAGTCCCTGGCAATTTCCCAAGTGGTTGTTTTCCAATTATCCTAACCAAATTCATGACGGACAATTCAAGTGCTTACGATGAGCACCATTGCTTGAAAGATTTCAATAATTTAGTAATCTTCTTCAATGATCATTTGCGACAAGCCATTCAAGAGTTAAAGAAAGAGTACCCAAACATTACACTCATTTATGGTGACTACTACAATGCCTATATATGGCTTTTACAAAATGCCGTCAGTCTTG GATTTGACAAAAACTCTCTACAGAAAGCTTGTTGTGGAATAGGAGGAGGAGACTATAATTTTGACATACATAATATTAAAAACTGTGGTGCTCCAGGAGTCTCGGTGTGTGTTGACCCGAGTGCTTACATCAGCTGGGATGGAATTCATTTGACACAAGAAGCATACAGTTGGTTGGCAAAATGGCTAATTGGTAATATGTTACCCCAATTGAATTGCCAAGCTTAA